In Pogoniulus pusillus isolate bPogPus1 chromosome 1, bPogPus1.pri, whole genome shotgun sequence, one DNA window encodes the following:
- the LOC135180213 gene encoding uncharacterized protein LOC135180213, which yields MAADEAGSGKTDLFYRMADIIGLEHLKPALDINNLVSSEQILNKLADTVATLYTTLQEDKDKEHIVTVAACSIRAQYEFDNLQYGINSSKLELKETKERFNEQINRLKKESESWERQSGRQEKEIEKLQAEIQNLRSKMQWQNKKLEAVQEELQLSRRDRESAVADTESVVPEDPQMHFSEEQSEPTAVRDLSISSPVRTQSSQLHLLAKSFQPRQQEPQLQPSPDPLPRTRASLNQRRTPPPQPLSPRVTILHTATTQTDRHARYPPFDPQPPLHSSSYDYVHPQPRRKEKHRLKPLPGNTPSSSDEEMEEIYGRMRPFPGNVFPHASYCGIFQRGPNGPSRALLFSSTAFKETETRYSEWEKGLLSLTRAVKEAEKLRTTQDIVVQGPFPLLKSILKGSPPPEGIAQKATVRKWYAYLEGISQLLTLTEGPTKVTKLQQPINPDGALLGQPYKPSPIQVAPAITADSDKSGVWFTDASSRRVGLKWHYKAAALEISTGQTITEEGDGSAQVGELRALMLAAEHGATTIYTDSYSTFKGATEWICQWEANQWKVSNVEVWRADDWKRLLEIGRSRPLQVGWVKGHSKQQTPAATWNNQADYLAKINMVNDEKDEWWRLAEWLHIKRGHSGKADLYYECRSRGWPISMTTCQAIISACPQCTVRLKANHPNLAPAQHIREDKKLWSTWQIDYVGPFKPSHGKKYILVGVEVVSGLVMATATNAATGTQTIEALKQWFSFLPMPEYIQSDNGSHFTASSVQDWARGEGVTWVFHTPYYPQANGVVERSNALIKKHAIVSRGDWDKRLSRAVFIVNNRWGNYGSPKIKAFCPNEPVGNVNYPPDKSQYHQHSLHKLQVGQPIMVNLPSIGVVPMTLSKSNGLYAWEATDVSGKTHRISARWIVPDF from the exons ATGGCTGCAGACGAAGCAGGGTCGGGAAAGACggatttattttacagaatggcaGATATTATTGGATTGGAACATTTAAAACCGGCACTGGATATAAATAATTTAGTCAGCTCAGAACAAATTTTGAACAAGTTGGCAGATACGGTAGCCACGTTGTATACGACTTTGCAGGAAGATAAAGATAAAGAGCACATCGTTACAGTAGCAGCGTGCTCAATCCGAGCGCAATATGAATTTGATAATTTGCAATATGGTATCAATAGTTCTAAACTTGAATTGAAAGAAACGAAAGAGCGTTTTAACGAACAAATTAATCGCTTGAAAAAAGAGTCAGAGAGCTGGGAACGGCAAAGCGGAAGGCAAGAAAAGGAGATCGAAAAGTTACAAGCTGAAATTCAGAATCTCCGTTCTAAGATGCAATGGCAAAACAAGAAACTAGAAGCGGTACAAGAAGAGCTTCAGCTATCTCgaagggacagagagagtgCCGTTGCCGATACAGAATCCGTGGTACCTGAGGACCCCCAAATGCATTTTTCAGAAGAACAGTCAGAACCGACAGCTGTCCGAGATTTGTCAATTTCTTCGCCGGTAAGGACTCAAAGTTCACAACTGCACTTGTTGGCAAAATCTTTTCAGCCGCGGCAGCAGGAACCGCAATTGCAGCCTTCACCAGACCCTTTGCCGCGCACACGAGCGTCCCTAAATCAGCGGCGGACGCCGCCGCCACAGCCACTGTCGCCACGAGTGACCATTCTTCATACCGCCACGACTCAAACGGACCGCCACGCCAGATATCCGCCATTTGATCCACAGCCGCcattgcacagcagcagctatgacTACGTACATCCGCAGCCTCGCCGGAAAGAAAAGCACCGCCTCAAGCCGTTGCCTGGAAACACGCCGAGCAGCAGCGACGAGGAAATGGAGGAAATCTACGGGAGAATGAGACCCTTCCCC GGAAATGTATTCCcgcatgcctcatactgtggaatctTCCAAaggggacccaatggtcctagcagagctcttttattttcatcaacagcattcaaagagaccgagacacggtactcggaatgggaaaagggactcctttccctaactcgagctgtcaaagaggcagagaagcttcgcactacacaagacattgtagtgcaaggcccattccCACTGTTGAAatcgatccttaaaggatctcctccaccagaagggattgcccaaaaggctaccgtcagaaagtggtatgcctacctggagggaatctcacagcttttgacactgacagaaggacctacaaaggtaACCAAATTGCAGCAGCCCATAAACCCTGATGGAGCATTGCTGGGTCAACCATATaaaccttctcctattcaggtggccCCAGCAATAACCGCAGACTCAGATAAGTCAGGAGTGTGgtttacagatgcatcctcacGGAGGGTGGGGTtgaagtggcactacaaagccgctgccttagAGATTAGCACgggccaaaccatcactgaggaaggtgatggcagtgcacaggtaggggaactgcgtgctctcatgctagcagcagagcatggagcaacaaccatttacactgattcctactccacgttcaaaggcgccactgagtggatttgccagtgggaagcgaatcagtggaaggtttcaaacgtagaagtttggagggctgatgactggaaaaggctgctggagataggccgatccagaccccttcaAGTAGGTTGGGTTAAAGGGCACTCCAAAcagcaaactccagctgcaACCTGGAATAATCAGGCAGATTACCTAGCAAAAATAAACATGGTCAATGATGAAAAGGATGAGTGGTGGAGATTGGCTGAATGgctacacattaaaagaggccattcaggaaaggcagacctctactacgaatgtagatccagaggatggccaatttctatgaCCACCTGTCAGGCAATCATTtcagcttgtccacagtgcacGGTTAGGCTGAAAGCCaatcaccccaacctagcaccagctcaACACATCAGAGAAGATAAGAagctatggagcacatggcaaattgactatgtgggtccatttaaaccctcacatgggaagaaatatatactggtgggggtggaagtagtGTCGGGAttggtcatggctacagcaactaatgCTGCCACAGGCACTCAGACTATTGAGGCCTTGAAGCAGTGGTTCAGTTTtttaccaatgccagagtacatccagagtgataatggatctcactttacagcatcatccgtacaagactgggctagggGTGAGGGAGTTACATGGGTATTTCATACTCCCtactatcctcaagctaatggtgtGGTAGAAAGGTCAAATGCTTTAATCAAGAAACATGCCATTGTATCAAGAGGTGATTGGGATAAACGTTTATCACGTGCAGTCTTCATTGTAAATAATCGATGGGGCAATTATGGTAGTCCAAAAATCAAAGCCTTTTGTCCTAATGAACCAGTAGGAAATGTTAAttatccaccagataaatcccAATACCATCAACACTCACTACACAAGTTACAGGTAGGACAACCAATAATGGTAAACTTGCCCtcgattggagttgtgcctatgaccctatCGAAATCAAATGGGTTGTACGCATGGGAAGCAACCGATGTGAGTGGGAAAACTCATCGCATAAGCGCGCGATGGAttgtcccagacttctga